Genomic DNA from Peribacillus sp. FSL H8-0477:
AAAATTATTTTATGATAAATTTGAGACAGGTTACTTTTAACTAAAATGAACTCTCTTTATCTATCATTGTGAATGATTATACTAAATACATTTGTTGAAAACAAGATAAATTATTGATTATTCAGAATATTAAGAACAGTAAGAAACCGTTTACATCCCCGGTTTATATGGTCTTAATGACAAAAAAAGAAAGGTGTCCTCGGGACTTCCCTTTCTTATTTCGTACAGTCTTTCGATTTTAATAAACGATAAGTTATCAAGTTTTCATAATGGTCGTACAGCCATTGACCATCTCTCTTTATCCCTTCTTCAAAAAAACCTAATTTTATCGGAATGGTCCTGCTTCTATGATTCGTTTCTGCACATTGAATTTCGATCCGATGCAAATCTAACTCATCAAATAAATAGGTGATCAACGCCCTGACACATTTCGTAATGATTCCCTTTCCTTGCGCTTCTTCCGATAAAAAATACCCAATACTCGTTGCTTTATTTTGCCAATCTATATGATGCAAACCAATCATACCGACTAATCGTTCCTTGTATCGTATTCCGGCATCAAACCCGTCATTATTCGCATACTTGGAAATCCATAGTGGAATAATGGTATCGAAATTCTCCGCCGTCTGCCTTTTATCCACCCATAGCAGCCACTTACGCAGATGCTCTCTATTCGTATCAACTAACCGAAATAATTCCTCCTTATGCTGCTGTTGGATCAGTTCGATTTTCAGCTCATCATCTACTCGAAACGAAAACATGTTATGCACCTGCTTTCTCAAAAGTTCTGTCAAATTCGGTAATTCGCGATAAATGCCAAAAATTCTTGTTGTTTGGTATGTTTATATTTCATAACTGCATAGGTATTCGCTGCTGGTCGTTTGATGAATTGGCTAGGAACCTCGAGCAGTCTGCCTTCAAGCAATTCTCTCCTTACTGTTGATATTGGTAAATAGGAGACGCCTAATCCTTCAGCAATAAAACGTTTAGTAATATGGACTTGTGAAACCGCCATCATTCTTACTGAAGGATAATGACTTTTAATGGTTCTGCACAAACTGTCCCAGTATACAGGGTGATTATGTGTAAATAGATAATTCGATAGTAAAACCGCTTCTTCATCTAAGGGAGGTGCAAACTCTGAGTCCAATCCATCATGGGAAGTAATTAAAATGACTTCATCTTGATAGAGAAGTTCGCTGATGACGTCTCGTTGTGTTCCTTTTATACATGACAAACCGATATCTACATCTTCCTTCAACACGGCTTCTTCAATTTCTTTTGATTCAATAATTTTCAATGAAAATTCTACTTGTGGATGCTTTTTTAGATATGTTTTAAGCATATAGGGAAGGATGGTGTCCGCTATCAACGGGGAAATGGCTAGTGATAATGTAGTGGTATACCCCTGTCGGAAAGACTCTAAATCCTCTAAACCAGATTGATAGACTTCAAACAGCTTTTTCGCATGAACAAGATACCGTCTTCCGTCTTCCGTCAGTTTCATCGTTCTACCTTCACGCAAAAATAACTGCACACCTAGTTCATTTTCTAATTGTTTGATATGGACGGTTACAGACGGTTGAGAGATATATAGAAGCTCCGCAGTCTGTCTAAAATTCCCACATTGAGCAGCCGTAATAAAAGTGGTTAACCAAGAAAATTCCATAACCGCCTCCTTAGTCTTTTATTTTTTTAATTGAATTGATTAAAAACAATTACTATTCCTAATTATCTTTATTTTATAAAATATAAATATAAAAGGAAAGGGGATATGTATATGCTGCAACCAGGATTAAAAGGGGTCGTTGCTGTTGAAACATTAATCAGTGAAATCGATGGGGAAAAGGGAAAGTTGTATTACCGAGGATATGATATTTTGGACATTACGAAATCTCATTCATTTGAAGAGACTGCCTATCTGTTATGGTATGGTGAATTCCCCACCATTGAACAACTTGGTGAATTAAAGGCAGCCCTTGTCCTGCATCGTATTCTTCCTGCCCATATCGAAAAGCTAATTTGCCAGCTCCCTAAAGATATGGACTTGATGAGTGTCATTAGAACAGCTGTATCGGCAGAAGGAAACTCTAGCTATGGATGGAAACCGTCCGTCTCACAAGCAATTAAATTAACCGCTATGATTCCAACCATTATTGCTTTTCGGAAAAGATTTCTAGAAGGAAAAACACTCATTCATCCTTTGAACAACGGAAGTCATTTAGAAAACTATCTTTATATGTTAAATGGTAATAATCCTGTCGAAGCACATATTGAGGCATTAGAAACCTATATGATTCTGACCATGGAACATGGGATGAACGCCTCAACGTTTTCAGCTAGGGTTACTGCTTCAACAGAATCAGAATTAGTATCAGCCATTACTTCAGCGATTGGAACCATGAAAGGTCCTCTTCATGGAGGCGCCCCCTCTGAAGTCATTGATTTGTTAAATGAAATATCTACTGCAGGCGATGTTGAAACAGTCATTCGTGCCAAATTATCTAAAGGTGAAAAATTGATGGGATTTGGTCATCGGGTGTATAAAACACATGATCCACGCTCCGTTTCATTAAAGTCGAAACTGATGGAGCTTAACGGAGAGGACCCTTGGTTTGATCTCTCTATCAAGGTTGAAGAAGCTGCTGTCCGTCTTTTACAGGAATTCAAACCAGGCCGGGCACTCTATACGAATGTAGAATTTTATGCAGCAGCCATCATGAAAGCAATTCAGATGGAGCCTGCCTTATTTACCCCTACTTTTACCGCCAGCCGAATC
This window encodes:
- a CDS encoding citrate synthase/methylcitrate synthase is translated as MLQPGLKGVVAVETLISEIDGEKGKLYYRGYDILDITKSHSFEETAYLLWYGEFPTIEQLGELKAALVLHRILPAHIEKLICQLPKDMDLMSVIRTAVSAEGNSSYGWKPSVSQAIKLTAMIPTIIAFRKRFLEGKTLIHPLNNGSHLENYLYMLNGNNPVEAHIEALETYMILTMEHGMNASTFSARVTASTESELVSAITSAIGTMKGPLHGGAPSEVIDLLNEISTAGDVETVIRAKLSKGEKLMGFGHRVYKTHDPRSVSLKSKLMELNGEDPWFDLSIKVEEAAVRLLQEFKPGRALYTNVEFYAAAIMKAIQMEPALFTPTFTASRIVGWSAHVIEQAENNVLFRPQSNYIGLIKTD
- a CDS encoding GNAT family N-acetyltransferase produces the protein MFSFRVDDELKIELIQQQHKEELFRLVDTNREHLRKWLLWVDKRQTAENFDTIIPLWISKYANNDGFDAGIRYKERLVGMIGLHHIDWQNKATSIGYFLSEEAQGKGIITKCVRALITYLFDELDLHRIEIQCAETNHRSRTIPIKLGFFEEGIKRDGQWLYDHYENLITYRLLKSKDCTK
- a CDS encoding LysR family transcriptional regulator; this translates as MEFSWLTTFITAAQCGNFRQTAELLYISQPSVTVHIKQLENELGVQLFLREGRTMKLTEDGRRYLVHAKKLFEVYQSGLEDLESFRQGYTTTLSLAISPLIADTILPYMLKTYLKKHPQVEFSLKIIESKEIEEAVLKEDVDIGLSCIKGTQRDVISELLYQDEVILITSHDGLDSEFAPPLDEEAVLLSNYLFTHNHPVYWDSLCRTIKSHYPSVRMMAVSQVHITKRFIAEGLGVSYLPISTVRRELLEGRLLEVPSQFIKRPAANTYAVMKYKHTKQQEFLAFIANYRI